DNA sequence from the Lycium barbarum isolate Lr01 chromosome 5, ASM1917538v2, whole genome shotgun sequence genome:
ACGAGACCTGTGTTATTGTGCCACAACTAAAGGTTGCTTTTGATATTGGGAGATGTCCTTCAAGGGCTGTTCATCAAAACTTCTTGTTTATCACTCACGCTCATCTTGACCACATTGTAAGCTTTTCTTCAGTTTATTTTAAGCTTTGAGTACTCAGAAAGAGGAATTTtgctttaattaaattaattatgtaaTATTAATCCGTTCAAAAAGCACGCTTCTTACCAATGTtatctgtttcaaaaaaaaaacaaaaaaaaaaaaaacaaaaggaaaagcaCACTTCTTCCCATGGCTTGATCTGAACCTGAAGCCAGCAATGACTTTTGCTATATCTTTCAAATTCAGGGTGGACTTCCAATGTATATTGCCACTCGTGGCTTGTACGGTTTGAAGCCTCCGACTGTCTTCGTACCTCCTTCCATAAAAGAGGATGTAGAGAAGTTGCTCGATGTTCATAGATCTATGAGTCAGGTGGAGTTAAACTTGGATCTGATAGCTTTAGATGTAGGTAAATATTctgttttcttttcatgcttttcttCTCCATTTAGTTTTCTTATCTCCATATGTAAAATGTAATTTGCAACTTTGCACTCAGGGGAAACATATGAAATGCGGAATGACCTTGTAGTAAGACCATTTAGAACTCACCATGTTATTCCCAGCCAGGTTTGTTTGCATCAATTCTACTTTCCCGAAAGACTTCGGAACCTTTTGTTTCAATTAAAAATAAGGTGTGAATAAATTGTCTGGATTTTTTTTTGTAGGCTAGTAGTTTAAGTTATTGACttattattatttctttattGGGTTTTCCAGGGCTATGTGATATACTCGGTCAGAAAGAAGCTGAAGAAGCAATACATTCATCTAGAGGGGAAAAAAATTGAGAAATTGAAGAAATCGGGTGTTCAGGTTCATAAATTGTTAAATAACTTGTTATGATATGAGTGGTGactaaaattgttttcttgtcttAATCATAATGTTCATTTGTTAGATAACAGATAGCGTGTTGTGTCCAGAAGTAGCTTTCACAGGAGATACAGCATCAGATTTTTATCTTGATCCTCGCAGCGCTGATGCTTTGCGGGCAAAAGTTCTTATAACTGAGGTATAGCTGAATGGATAAACAAACTTACTTGATTATTTGCTGCAATGACATGAAGAGTAGAAATATTTATTTAGTTATTTTATAAAGTGACATGAAAGGTAGACATATTCCTTTTGCCATGCGTAAACAACTTTTTggagtccttttttttttttttttgttctaatgCCATAGTTCTTTAGCTGTGAGTCCATTAAAGGCAAGTTGGT
Encoded proteins:
- the LOC132640101 gene encoding tRNase Z TRZ2, chloroplastic; this translates as MQISLATTIPKVPSFCTYYHSSSNQTQNNVQKPSHSLSAQTRVSLPAPCAVKSSSTGFLSAIERAIEEEEYRKARAEVNRKGLNVEGYSIEGHSIGGHETCVIVPQLKVAFDIGRCPSRAVHQNFLFITHAHLDHIGGLPMYIATRGLYGLKPPTVFVPPSIKEDVEKLLDVHRSMSQVELNLDLIALDVGETYEMRNDLVVRPFRTHHVIPSQGYVIYSVRKKLKKQYIHLEGKKIEKLKKSGVQITDSVLCPEVAFTGDTASDFYLDPRSADALRAKVLITEATFLDDNCSVKHAREHGHTHIYEIMEHAKWIRNKTLVLTHFSPRYNIEEIRQGISRLKPQVSANVVALTEGFKSMHS